The following proteins are co-located in the Billgrantia tianxiuensis genome:
- a CDS encoding YbhB/YbcL family Raf kinase inhibitor-like protein: MAFALSNMQLESSAFQSHGAIPTRHTGEGDDTSPALSWRSAPEGTKGYAIICHDPDAPLVQYGSYGFVHWLLYNLPGSTTTLAEGTSDGTRGKNDFGKLGYGGPMPPEGHGVHHYYFWVLALDKPTDLPEGLGLEELLKQLEPHLLGMNRLIGTYQRG; encoded by the coding sequence ATGGCTTTTGCACTTTCTAACATGCAACTGGAAAGTTCCGCTTTTCAGTCACATGGTGCGATTCCCACCCGACATACCGGTGAGGGCGACGATACCTCGCCGGCGCTGAGCTGGCGCAGCGCTCCCGAGGGCACCAAGGGGTATGCGATCATCTGCCACGATCCCGATGCGCCTCTCGTTCAGTACGGCAGCTATGGCTTCGTGCATTGGCTGCTCTACAACTTGCCGGGTTCCACCACGACACTGGCCGAAGGTACCAGCGATGGCACGAGGGGCAAGAACGATTTCGGCAAGCTCGGCTATGGTGGTCCCATGCCGCCGGAGGGGCACGGCGTGCATCATTACTACTTTTGGGTGCTGGCTCTCGACAAGCCGACCGATTTGCCCGAGGGGCTTGGGTTGGAGGAGCTGCTCAAACAGCTCGAGCCGCACCTGCTCGGCATGAATCGGCTGATCGGCACCTACCAGCGCGGTTGA
- the thpD gene encoding ectoine hydroxylase yields MKKDVQDLFPTRLERKLGMFERIDPVVFSEGAQRNDGPLSEEQVREYEEKGFLSFEGFFDREEMEAFIHELREYEQDDDLKLSEGTILEPGREEIRSIFGIHEISERFSRLTRDPRLLAMVEQLLGKDVYIHQSRINYKPGFKGKGFDWHSDFETWHSEDGMPRMRSLSCSIVLTDNGEFNGPLMLIPGSHKYFVPCVGRTPTDNYKESLKSQDVGVPDNASLRELMLKGDIEAPKGPAGTLVMFECNTMHGSNINMSCWPRSNLFFVYNSVDNGLMNPFCGNRPRPEFLANRTDWSALEPIG; encoded by the coding sequence ATGAAAAAGGACGTACAGGATCTGTTTCCCACGCGCTTGGAGCGCAAGCTGGGGATGTTCGAGCGTATCGATCCCGTTGTCTTCAGCGAGGGGGCCCAGCGCAACGATGGACCTCTGAGCGAGGAGCAAGTACGCGAATACGAGGAGAAGGGCTTTCTTTCGTTTGAAGGCTTCTTTGATCGTGAGGAAATGGAAGCTTTTATCCACGAACTTCGTGAGTATGAACAAGATGATGATCTCAAACTCTCCGAAGGTACCATTCTGGAGCCTGGGCGGGAGGAGATTCGTTCTATCTTCGGCATTCACGAGATATCGGAGCGCTTCAGCCGTCTGACCCGCGATCCCCGGCTGTTGGCCATGGTCGAGCAGTTACTGGGCAAGGACGTATACATTCATCAATCCCGCATCAATTACAAGCCGGGCTTCAAGGGCAAGGGCTTCGATTGGCATTCCGATTTCGAGACCTGGCACAGCGAGGACGGCATGCCACGCATGCGCTCCCTGAGCTGCTCTATCGTATTGACCGACAACGGCGAGTTCAATGGCCCACTGATGCTGATTCCGGGCTCACACAAGTATTTCGTGCCTTGCGTGGGACGCACGCCGACGGACAATTACAAGGAGTCGCTCAAGAGCCAGGACGTGGGCGTGCCTGACAACGCCAGCTTGCGCGAGCTGATGCTCAAGGGGGATATCGAGGCGCCCAAGGGGCCGGCCGGCACCTTGGTGATGTTCGAGTGCAATACCATGCACGGCTCTAACATCAACATGTCATGCTGGCCGCGCAGCAACCTCTTCTTCGTCTATAACAGCGTAGACAACGGCCTGATGAATCCTTTCTGCGGTAACCGGCCGCGTCCGGAATTTCTGGCCAATCGTACGGATTGGAGCGCACTCGAGCCCATCGGCTGA
- the fadA gene encoding acetyl-CoA C-acyltransferase FadA, which translates to MSLNPRDIVVVDGVRTAMAKAKNGAFRHVRAENLSAAVMQALFERNAGLDPAEVDDVIWGCVNQTLEQSMNIARNAAIMTGIPRTVPAQTVNRLCGSSMTALHIAAANIKAGMGDFYVIGGVEHMEHVPMAHGVDVNPAASKYAAKAAMMMGLTAELLGKMHGVTREDQDKFGVRSHQRAAAASDKGYFDNEIVGVEGHDERGFRQLVKRDEVIRIDASLEEMAKLKPVFDPRGGTVSAGTSSALSVGASAMAIMSYERARALGLEPIARVLSTGVAGCDASIMGYGPVPASKKALKAAGLSSDDIQTVELNEAFAAQAIPVLKDLGFLEAMDEKVNLNGGAIALGHPLGCSGSRICTTLLNVMRQQDTTLGLATMCIGMGQGVATVFERLK; encoded by the coding sequence ATGAGCTTGAACCCGAGAGACATCGTGGTGGTCGACGGCGTCCGCACCGCCATGGCCAAGGCCAAGAACGGCGCCTTCCGTCACGTGCGTGCCGAGAACCTTTCCGCTGCGGTGATGCAGGCGCTGTTCGAACGCAATGCGGGGCTCGACCCGGCCGAGGTCGACGACGTGATCTGGGGCTGCGTCAACCAGACTCTCGAGCAGTCGATGAACATTGCTCGTAATGCGGCGATCATGACCGGCATTCCGCGTACGGTACCGGCCCAGACGGTCAACCGCCTGTGCGGCTCCTCGATGACCGCGCTGCACATCGCGGCGGCCAACATCAAGGCCGGTATGGGCGATTTCTACGTCATTGGTGGCGTCGAGCACATGGAACACGTGCCCATGGCTCACGGGGTCGACGTCAACCCGGCGGCCAGCAAGTATGCCGCCAAGGCCGCCATGATGATGGGCCTGACCGCCGAGCTGCTGGGCAAGATGCACGGTGTCACCCGTGAGGATCAGGACAAGTTCGGCGTGCGTTCGCACCAGCGCGCCGCCGCGGCCAGCGACAAGGGCTACTTCGACAACGAGATCGTTGGGGTCGAGGGGCACGACGAGCGCGGTTTTCGCCAACTGGTCAAGCGTGATGAAGTCATCCGCATCGACGCCAGCCTGGAGGAAATGGCCAAGCTCAAGCCGGTGTTCGATCCGCGCGGCGGTACCGTCTCGGCCGGCACTTCTTCGGCGCTCTCGGTTGGCGCTTCCGCCATGGCGATCATGAGCTACGAGCGTGCACGTGCGCTGGGGCTCGAGCCCATTGCCCGGGTGCTCTCCACCGGCGTGGCGGGCTGTGATGCCTCGATCATGGGCTACGGCCCGGTGCCAGCCTCGAAGAAGGCGCTCAAGGCGGCTGGCCTGTCGTCCGATGACATACAGACCGTCGAGCTCAACGAAGCCTTCGCCGCCCAGGCTATCCCGGTGCTCAAGGATCTAGGCTTCCTCGAGGCCATGGACGAGAAGGTCAACCTCAACGGCGGTGCCATTGCGCTGGGTCACCCGCTGGGTTGTTCCGGCTCGCGTATCTGCACCACACTGCTCAACGTGATGCGCCAGCAGGACACCACCCTGGGGCTCGCCACCATGTGTATCGGTATGGGACAGGGCGTGGCGACCGTCTTCGAGCGGCTCAAGTAA
- the slyA gene encoding transcriptional regulator SlyA produces the protein MHQNIGFRLSRLPRLWRAIIDRRLAPLGLTQTRWITLYHLWRLGDGQPQCDLARAIGVEAPSLVRTLDQLSEQGLIERCPCDQDRRTKRVFLTAAADPLLEQIDEVVTQARREMLAGLSDEEVQRLDALLEHIENNGLEIQARESEG, from the coding sequence ATGCACCAGAACATCGGCTTCCGACTGTCCCGTCTGCCTCGCCTGTGGCGTGCCATCATCGATCGGCGTCTCGCTCCGCTAGGCCTGACGCAGACGCGCTGGATCACGCTGTACCATCTATGGCGGCTTGGTGACGGCCAGCCCCAGTGCGACTTGGCTCGTGCGATCGGCGTCGAGGCACCCTCCCTGGTCCGCACCCTCGACCAGCTTTCAGAGCAAGGGCTGATCGAACGCTGTCCCTGCGATCAGGATAGACGCACCAAGCGAGTCTTCTTGACCGCGGCGGCAGATCCCCTGCTGGAGCAGATCGATGAGGTGGTCACTCAGGCCAGGCGCGAAATGCTGGCCGGCCTGAGTGACGAAGAAGTGCAGCGACTCGATGCCCTGCTGGAACATATCGAGAACAACGGGCTGGAGATCCAGGCCAGGGAAAGCGAA
- the fadB gene encoding fatty acid oxidation complex subunit alpha FadB, whose product MIYQGNAITVARGTGNGNADIAMLTFDLKDESINKLSSAVVAELDEAVQAIRAENGLKGLVIGSGKEVFIVGADITEFHGIFEKGEEYLVEMNLRVHEIFNAIEDLPFPTVTAINGLALGGGCEVTLTTDFRVMGEKAKIGLPETKLGILPGWGGCVRLPRLIGSDNAVEWIAGGGENPADAALKVGAVDAVVPNEQLEAAALDILARANAGELDYQARRAEKTGPLKLNAIEQMMAFETAKGYVAGKAGPHYPAPVEAIKVIQKGAGEERARAQAIEAKAFAKLALTDVCYNLVGLFLNDQVVKKKAGKYEKQAKAVKQAAVLGAGIMGGGIAYQSASKGTPILMKDIKEEAIELGLKESRKLFAKQVERGKLSTELMAEKLTHIRPTLSYGDFGHVDLVVEAVVENPKVKDAVLTEVEGLVGEDTILTSNTSTISITRLAQNLKRPENFCGMHFFNPVHRMPLVEVIRGEKTGDAAVAATVAYARAMGKTPIVVNDCPGFLVNRVLFPYFGGFSLLVEQGADFQRVDKVMEKFGWPMGPAYLLDVVGMDTAVHANEVMAEGFPDRMARDAKTAIQVMYENERLGQKNDKGFYAYEEDKKGKPKKVSDDKAHELVKQVVQQEKEFSDEDIIARMMVPLCLETVRCLEDGIVETPAEADMALIYGIGFPPFRGGALRYIDAMGVAEFVKLADGLAEELGALYAPTDKLRQMAESGERFYPKAQG is encoded by the coding sequence ATGATCTATCAAGGCAATGCCATCACGGTGGCACGCGGTACCGGAAACGGTAACGCTGACATCGCCATGCTCACCTTCGACCTGAAGGACGAGTCCATCAACAAGCTGTCCAGCGCCGTGGTTGCCGAGCTGGATGAGGCCGTTCAGGCCATTCGCGCCGAGAACGGCCTGAAGGGATTGGTGATCGGCAGTGGCAAGGAAGTCTTCATCGTCGGGGCCGATATCACCGAATTCCACGGTATCTTCGAGAAGGGCGAAGAGTACCTGGTCGAGATGAATCTCAGGGTGCACGAGATTTTCAACGCTATCGAGGATCTGCCGTTCCCCACGGTGACTGCCATCAACGGGCTGGCGCTGGGTGGCGGTTGCGAAGTGACGCTGACTACCGACTTCCGTGTGATGGGCGAGAAAGCCAAGATCGGCCTGCCCGAAACCAAGCTCGGCATCCTGCCTGGCTGGGGAGGCTGCGTACGCCTGCCACGCCTGATCGGTTCGGACAACGCCGTGGAGTGGATCGCTGGTGGTGGCGAGAATCCTGCTGATGCCGCCCTCAAGGTGGGTGCGGTGGACGCCGTGGTGCCAAACGAGCAGCTCGAGGCGGCGGCATTGGACATCCTCGCGCGAGCCAACGCCGGTGAACTCGACTACCAGGCGCGCCGTGCCGAGAAGACCGGACCGCTCAAGCTCAACGCCATTGAGCAGATGATGGCCTTCGAGACCGCCAAGGGCTACGTGGCTGGCAAGGCTGGGCCGCACTACCCGGCGCCGGTCGAGGCGATCAAGGTGATCCAGAAGGGGGCCGGCGAGGAGCGCGCCCGTGCCCAGGCCATCGAGGCCAAGGCCTTCGCCAAGCTGGCGCTGACCGACGTCTGCTACAACCTGGTAGGGCTGTTCCTCAACGATCAGGTGGTCAAGAAGAAGGCTGGCAAGTACGAGAAGCAGGCCAAGGCGGTCAAGCAGGCGGCAGTGCTGGGGGCCGGCATCATGGGTGGTGGCATCGCTTATCAGAGTGCCTCCAAGGGTACGCCGATCCTGATGAAGGATATCAAGGAGGAAGCCATCGAGCTGGGGCTCAAGGAGTCGCGCAAGCTGTTCGCCAAGCAGGTGGAGCGCGGCAAGCTCAGCACCGAGCTGATGGCCGAGAAGCTGACTCACATCCGCCCGACACTCTCCTACGGCGATTTTGGTCACGTCGACCTGGTGGTCGAGGCGGTGGTCGAGAATCCCAAGGTCAAGGACGCGGTGCTGACCGAGGTGGAAGGCCTGGTGGGCGAGGACACCATCCTCACCTCCAATACCTCGACCATCTCCATCACTCGCCTGGCACAGAACCTCAAGCGCCCCGAGAACTTCTGCGGCATGCACTTCTTCAACCCGGTGCACCGCATGCCGCTGGTCGAGGTCATTCGCGGCGAGAAGACCGGCGACGCCGCGGTGGCGGCTACCGTGGCCTATGCCCGGGCCATGGGCAAGACACCGATCGTGGTCAACGACTGCCCCGGATTCCTGGTCAACCGCGTGCTGTTCCCCTATTTCGGCGGTTTCAGCCTGCTGGTCGAGCAGGGTGCCGATTTCCAGCGCGTCGACAAGGTGATGGAGAAGTTCGGTTGGCCCATGGGCCCTGCCTATCTGCTCGACGTGGTGGGCATGGATACTGCCGTGCACGCCAATGAGGTGATGGCCGAAGGCTTTCCTGATCGCATGGCACGCGACGCGAAGACGGCAATCCAGGTCATGTACGAGAACGAGCGCCTGGGCCAGAAGAACGACAAGGGTTTCTACGCCTACGAGGAAGACAAGAAGGGCAAGCCGAAGAAGGTCAGCGACGACAAAGCCCATGAGCTGGTCAAGCAGGTCGTCCAGCAGGAAAAAGAGTTTTCCGACGAGGACATCATCGCCCGCATGATGGTGCCGCTGTGCCTGGAGACCGTGCGCTGCCTGGAAGACGGCATCGTCGAAACCCCAGCCGAAGCCGACATGGCACTGATCTACGGCATCGGCTTCCCGCCGTTCCGTGGTGGCGCGCTGCGCTATATCGACGCCATGGGGGTGGCCGAGTTCGTCAAGCTGGCCGACGGTCTGGCCGAGGAGCTGGGAGCGCTCTATGCCCCCACCGACAAGTTGCGCCAGATGGCCGAGAGCGGCGAGCGCTTCTATCCCAAGGCCCAGGGCTAA